The genome window tgccacttggcttaatgtGGTGCTTCTTCCTCtccttttaataatatatagatgtTGTTAAAGAGAGCTAGAGGCTACGTTCTTGGGACGGAGATATAGAAGTGGGTTTACTTgacatttaaattttttatccaATCATTTGATGTATAAAACACGGAATATAACAAACTGACAAAAGTAAACAATAGCTAATTTAATTCTCAACATTCTCTTAACGATTgcttccaaaaatttgtttcgcAAGTCTTTGGAGTTTTGTTTTTCCAGTTATCTCTGTAAATGTGACCTTTTTACAAGATCTTTGTTGTTGCATATATCTTTATAAACACATGACAACAACTTTACATTGTGGAAGATACAATAAATCACCATGATACAAATTCAGACTTACATGTGTCAGAGATTATTTATGAACTTGTATATGCTATATTTATAGTACTTCATAGTCTTCTTCAGTAGCCCATGGATACTTCCTGTACATATTCTTAACTTGAGATGGATTTTCTGGCGTAGACCATGGGTACTTCATTGATGAATCTCTTGGGAACTTTCTGAAGTTCAGAAATGGTGCCCATAGAagaaccctagtttttgaaagaattctCTTGGTCAATATGTCAACCAACTAATTATCAATTCCAAACATGAGAAATCATTAGGAATATCTTTTCTTTCAAACAAGTTAAATACATACAGACTAAATGCCTATTTTAGCATTTACTGATTGTCTATGTGCTTTTTCATGTAAATGATTCCAAACAAGAAATATAGTAATTAAATAATACACTAGTAAGGGCATAGTTGTTACTCATTCATGGAATTTGACAAATTGAGGGAGGGATAAAAAAtgttgtactccctccgtctcatctTAATATATGTGACATTATTTGACTTGacataaaattttagaaaaaaagtaatacttttgaaatttgtggtaaaaaacaagccttagatatttatgtggctgtaaattatctcataaagttaaattatttctaaatatagaaaaataacgTTCTCTTTAACAAAAGAGAAATCAGTTATCATAGTTCCTTCATTTGTTTCAATTCATTCAGAAGTACAATTATTCCATCTTATCACATCCCATTATCAATCAGTgtttaaagtaaaaaatttagACGTGAATTTTAATCAAGAGAGTGTTTTGTTCTATATTTCTAATTGTATATAGGCTTAACGCATATGCGGCCCCCTAAATTTGccctttttttctattttggcaccttaactaagtgttgttcctacaACCCCTGAACTCGTcttcaagtgtgtctatcaactataatccgacttacatagtattccatcttcaatgtagcaacatgctaatatgtattctaatttaattatgccatCTTTTAACTAAGATTAGCAGCAattgagagggaaaaaaagGAGCATCTCTTAATTAAGTTAAGGGAGTGAAGAAAGAGAACCAACAGAAACCGACACATCCATGGACCTAAAGATTAGCTTACCAtatgtctaaaatattactccgccttcattttccaaattcaatttctgcttctaataaaaatcagatttagggGTTTAATAGACACACTTGAGAACAAGTTCAGGAGTTCAATAGAAATAACACTTAGTTAagatgccaaaatgaaaaaaaaggagCAAGTTTAGTGGGCCGCATATGTATTAAGCCTTGTATATATAATTGCTTTTTACGTACATCTACTGTTCGACGCTGAAGTATTGGATTTTGCCAAACCCCTGAAGGCCTGAACCATCTACGTACTTTCAATTATTCCAAGAATCTTATGCTGCTTGCTAGCTTAAATTTGTGGTTTGTAGGAATTTtgatattctttatttttcctccatgtttATGTGGTATTTTCTAGTTTCTTCACATTGTTATAGTATTAGTAACTTCATTAGGTCTGATGGCGTTTGGATTACATATTAATTCTAGTTTACCCTATTTTGGCCAGAATTTCAGGTAAATAATttattgaaaatatcaatacaTGGTATAACCACCACTTACCCTGGAAAGAAAATGAAGACAAACATGAACTGCAAATACATCTCCAATAGGTCCCTCTTGTACCACCTTTTCCTAAGCCATGTCATTATGATAGGCTGCAATGGAAGTCACATAAAACAGAAAGTGATAAAgagaacaaataaataaataaataataacaaGAGCATACTATAGACAACTAGCATAGTTTTAGAAGTACTCTATTTTtcagagtttaagttatatatatggatgacgtaaaaaatatttactcaaTGAGGTTATTATAAGTCAATACAAGTAAATATCTATCATTAATTATGCATAATAAAATTGATAATTAATCTGCTCGCAAATTAAATTACTATGAcaatataaaagaaattatatactaTAAATGTTTATAACTAATTAAATCCATGTTTTAATCTCCACTTACTGGGCAAACAAGGAAGTAGAAGAATGCGGAAATGGCCAATTGGGTCAACGCCCAAATCAAGTCTTCTTCATTATTCACTCCTGTCACTGCCAAAGCTGGCTCAGCACCTACCTATACATTTATTATGGATTCTTGAAAAACCAACTCTTATCAAGAAAGagcaaaataaatatataagctAATTAAAGGGTTCTTACAGTGGCCAAAAGTGTTCCAACTTGAATAGCCAATGAGGATTTTGAAGAGACCAACCTTTCAATAGCCTTCAAGTTGATGCCTTTTGATGCCTGTTAAAATTGAATTCAAGAAAAGACGAGTAAGTTCCTTGATGGTATATAATTAAttgattgtatatatattgagaaTTTCTAAGGAAATGAAACCTTTTGTTGGATTGATGATATCTGGACTTTTCCATggagaagaggaagaggaagagaagGCAAAGCCTTAGGAACAAAGGAGGTGTTCATGAATGAGCAGTTCATCTTTTGGGTTTTTCCTTATCTGCTTGGTTTTTAGTTGTACATGGTTGAGAATGCACACAAAAAGGGAAGAAGAGCTTTATTTTCAAGTCTTTTTTCACAATATAATAAGAAGTTTACAAAAAGTCTTTCACTTattcctttttaaaattatatgtatatatatacacacactcacTCTTGTGTTGATTCATCTTATTTCTTCACCtttctaaaataaattaatgaTACTAAAAGGTGGAAGATAAAAAGGTACTATTGAGATACAGCTACCTCAATAATTGTTCAAAGcttaaaataaagttttaaagaTTGACAAACTATGCATAAAAAAACAATCAAGTACAAGGAGGAACAAACAAAGATGAGAAGAACCAGCGTCTAGACAGATCTCCAAAGGAACCAGTGAAGCAGTCACAACATGAGAGGAACAGCTCAGAGAAACTGGTCCttagaaagaagaacaagagattGTCGAGAGAAGCTGTTTCATGTCGACTTagaaaattggaagttttaaCTCATTCCTATTCAACAAGGAACCGAAGTTCAAATtatggaacaattatcataagttGAACACATCGAATTAGCTAGGAAATATGAGAAGGAAACCGTATGCGCttaaacaagaaaagaaggaaatccATATCAAATAAGGATTGGTTTTCACAAAACTTATGAAACCACGTCTTGTGTGGATTCACAGAATTGAAGGCGACAAAAATTCCTATAAATATAGCACGTCAAAATCTTTGGAACTTGACCACATCTAAAGAGAGATACATCTAGAGTGATTTCACAGTCAACATCAGAGTTTCAAGGGAGCCAACTAGAGAAGCTACAATGAACCTGTTTCTATCAAGATTTATCACTCTATTCTTGAGCTGTAATAGTTAGGTTCTTAAGTGTGGTTCAAAATCTATTTACTTTTCCTATAAATTATAATAGGTGTTTATCGAGTTGTAAGGAACTTCTCTGACTGGGTAGTGTCATTGAAGAGAGTAGAAAAAGAGACAACAATTTGGAACTGTTGAGGAAGAGAGAGCTGGGGGGTACGGATTGTCTGTAA of Lycium ferocissimum isolate CSIRO_LF1 unplaced genomic scaffold, AGI_CSIRO_Lferr_CH_V1 ctg3655, whole genome shotgun sequence contains these proteins:
- the LOC132044115 gene encoding NAD(P)H-quinone oxidoreductase subunit L, chloroplastic, translated to MNCSFMNTSFVPKALPSLPLPLLHGKVQISSIQQKASKGINLKAIERLVSSKSSLAIQVGTLLATVGAEPALAVTGVNNEEDLIWALTQLAISAFFYFLVCPPIIMTWLRKRWYKRDLLEMYLQFMFVFIFFPGVLLWAPFLNFRKFPRDSSMKYPWSTPENPSQVKNMYRKYPWATEEDYEVL